A stretch of the Oncorhynchus mykiss isolate Arlee chromosome 23, USDA_OmykA_1.1, whole genome shotgun sequence genome encodes the following:
- the ccsapb gene encoding centriole, cilia and spindle-associated protein isoform X1: MFHLVCAFSPYSHIFGHLLGGNGILNGSQLRAGLRRSKPMITAHETPSVVFCFREIRASNSICWSNKRKLRMVTKRIRTEYMKRFKDPEWETYAKCYEEMIKYRLTRRLLEQTHNPWFWNNDSDSESSRSTPQNNKVEPLVLKEDSQRECARKIPPKEPLEQKIPISEELQEVASPETSPPIDVQGAVDVGCGETEEEKLGQGLIAPESGKKPEAQTKTKQSRKPPRAWSQLRKPKETDKKNRHPFALYGGGDKPAEMARKKTHNVGPAASTKEIHQSALRAKTRREVEKQVQKVDKWRVRSAELEKVTITKPDFDPWMTEYMRCFSARS; this comes from the exons ATGTTTCATTTGGTCTGTGCATTCTCACCCTATTCTCATATATTCGGCCACCTGTTGGGAGGAAATGGCATTCTAAATGGATCTCAACTCCGGGCGGGGCTTAGACGTAGCAAGCCTATGATTACAGCACACGAAACACCATCTGTTGTGTTTTGCTTCCGTGAAATCCGAGCCAGTAACTCTATATGCT GGTCTAACAAACGGAAATTAAGAATGGTTACAAAGAGGATCCGAACGGAGTATATGAAGAGATTCAAGGACCCGGAATGGGAAACCTACGCCAAGTGTTATGAGGAGATGATAAAGTACAGACTGACGAGAAGGCTTTTGGAACAAACTCATAATCCGTGGTTTTGGAACAATGACAGTGACTCGGAATCCAGCAGGTCCACTCCTCAAAATAATAAAGTTGAGCCATTGGTCCTAAAAGAAGATTCACAACGAGAATGTGCGAGAAAGATTCCACCTAAAGAACCATTGGAACAGAAGATCCCCATTTCAGAAGAACTGCAAGAAGTTGCTTCTCCGGAGACCTCGCCACCCATTG ATGTACAGGGTGCTGTGGACGTCGGctgtggagagacagaggaagagaagctGGGACAAGGATTAATTGCCCCTGAGTCAGGGAAGAAGCCAGAGgcccaaactaaaaccaaacagtCCAGAAAGCCCCCCAGGGCATGGAGCCAGCTACGGAAGCCCAAAGAGACTGACAAGAAAAACAGGCACCCATTTGCCCTGTATGGAGGGGGTGATAAGCCAGCTGAGATGGCTAGGAAGAAGACTCACAATGTGGGTCCAGCTGCATCAACCAAGGAG ATCCACCAGTCTGCATTACGGGCCAAAACCAGACGGGAGGTTGAGAAGCAGGTGCAGAAAGTGGACAAGTGGAGAGTGCGGTCTGCAGAGCTGGAGAAAGTGACCATAACCAAACCTGACTTTGACCCCTGGATGACAGAGTACATGCGCTGCTTTTCTGCCAGGTCCTGA
- the ccsapb gene encoding centriole, cilia and spindle-associated protein isoform X2, whose translation MVTKRIRTEYMKRFKDPEWETYAKCYEEMIKYRLTRRLLEQTHNPWFWNNDSDSESSRSTPQNNKVEPLVLKEDSQRECARKIPPKEPLEQKIPISEELQEVASPETSPPIDVQGAVDVGCGETEEEKLGQGLIAPESGKKPEAQTKTKQSRKPPRAWSQLRKPKETDKKNRHPFALYGGGDKPAEMARKKTHNVGPAASTKEIHQSALRAKTRREVEKQVQKVDKWRVRSAELEKVTITKPDFDPWMTEYMRCFSARS comes from the exons ATGGTTACAAAGAGGATCCGAACGGAGTATATGAAGAGATTCAAGGACCCGGAATGGGAAACCTACGCCAAGTGTTATGAGGAGATGATAAAGTACAGACTGACGAGAAGGCTTTTGGAACAAACTCATAATCCGTGGTTTTGGAACAATGACAGTGACTCGGAATCCAGCAGGTCCACTCCTCAAAATAATAAAGTTGAGCCATTGGTCCTAAAAGAAGATTCACAACGAGAATGTGCGAGAAAGATTCCACCTAAAGAACCATTGGAACAGAAGATCCCCATTTCAGAAGAACTGCAAGAAGTTGCTTCTCCGGAGACCTCGCCACCCATTG ATGTACAGGGTGCTGTGGACGTCGGctgtggagagacagaggaagagaagctGGGACAAGGATTAATTGCCCCTGAGTCAGGGAAGAAGCCAGAGgcccaaactaaaaccaaacagtCCAGAAAGCCCCCCAGGGCATGGAGCCAGCTACGGAAGCCCAAAGAGACTGACAAGAAAAACAGGCACCCATTTGCCCTGTATGGAGGGGGTGATAAGCCAGCTGAGATGGCTAGGAAGAAGACTCACAATGTGGGTCCAGCTGCATCAACCAAGGAG ATCCACCAGTCTGCATTACGGGCCAAAACCAGACGGGAGGTTGAGAAGCAGGTGCAGAAAGTGGACAAGTGGAGAGTGCGGTCTGCAGAGCTGGAGAAAGTGACCATAACCAAACCTGACTTTGACCCCTGGATGACAGAGTACATGCGCTGCTTTTCTGCCAGGTCCTGA